A region of the Candidatus Woesearchaeota archaeon genome:
GCATATGCTGCTCCTTAATTCCTTGTTATTTGTGTGTTTAGCCGAAATAGGCAAGTCTTTCCTGCGCCTCGCTCTCGAGTTGCCAGCCTTCCTTTACTTTTTTCATAATTGGGGCTATTTTTTTCTTAAGAGCTGGCCATTCTTTCCAAAACAGATTAATAAACAAGGCGTTCTCTTTTTCGGTGTTTGTCACACTTACTTCTGTTGCATAGCGCAGATACCACATAAGGCGTCGATATAAAACATACATCTCCTTTTTTTCTTCTTCATCAAAATTCTTTGCCTCATAGAGCTCGGTAAAAACCTGGTCCGGTTGTAAGATCTTATCAAGAATATCCAGGTATGGGTCAATTCGGTCAATGATCTTTTTACGGATCTCGCCTAGAAGGGACCTTTCTGTTTCGATATCGTTTATTTCAAATTCCTCATCAAGCTCTTTATAGAGAGGAAGTTTGTATTTTTTTTGTAATGTTTTATAATGTTGTTCTTTGTTGCTCATGGTAACGCAGGAGAGTAACCTCTTTATTTAAATTTTGTTGTCCTCTAAGGTAAACGAAAGAAACATATAAATAGCCAGTCCCTCTTTTTCGTCTTCATGAAAGTTTGTATCATCTTGCCTACCTATAACGAACGAGCAAATATTGCTCCTCTTTTTGATCAGCTTATGACCGAATTTTCAGTGCTTGAACGTCTTTTTTCAGTGCAGATGCACCTTGTTGTTGTTGATGATAACAGCCCTGATGGTACTGCAGATGCTGTTAAGGCCTACAAGGGCCGTTATCCTCAGGCTATAGATCTCTTGACTGGCCAAAAACAAGGGTTAGGTATGGCCTATATACGGGGGTTTCACTATGCACTCCAGCAGGGATATGATGTTGTGTTTGAAATGGACGCAGATTTAAGCCACGATCCCAGCAATTTACGTAATTTCTTACAAGCAATCCAGGAAGGAGCGGATTTTGTTATTGGTTCACGATATATCCATGGAGGGAGCATCAACGACTGGAGTATCTTCCGGAAAGCGATAAGTACTGGAGGAAACTTTTTTGCACGTATTGTTGCAGGAATGTACAC
Encoded here:
- a CDS encoding polyprenol monophosphomannose synthase, with translation MKVCIILPTYNERANIAPLFDQLMTEFSVLERLFSVQMHLVVVDDNSPDGTADAVKAYKGRYPQAIDLLTGQKQGLGMAYIRGFHYALQQGYDVVFEMDADLSHDPSNLRNFLQAIQEGADFVIGSRYIHGGSINDWSIFRKAISTGGNFFARIVAGMYTVHDCTSGYRAIRADLLQRIHVDTLHAKGYAFQMDLLAAALQANAKIVEIPIVFADRTHGKSKLGAKDFTEFIRNAFILRLKKFKV